GCTGGACATCTCCGCGACGGCGATCGAGCAGTTGGTGGCGCGGGTTCCCGACCGGCGGGACCGCCTGGTGGTCGGGGACCTATCGGCGCTGCCCGCCGACCGGCGCTACGACCTGGTCATCGCGTTGCAGGTGCTCCAGCACGGCACCCGCGCCGACACGCACGCACTCCTGGAGGACGCGTCGGAGCGGGTCGCGCCGGGCGGCCTGTTCTGCGTGCGCCTCAACGCCGTGGGAACCGACCTGGGGCACGCCGCCGATGTGGTGGAACGTCATGAGGACGGCTCGTTTTCGGTGCTCTACCGGGAGGGGCCGAAGGCGGGGTTGACGGTGCATTTCTGGGCGGCGGCCGAGCTGCATCACGAGGCCCTCGCCGCCGGACTGGAGCCGGTGCTGCGGCCCCGCCCCCACTCGACCTGGCGGCCCGACGGCCGCTCCCAGTGGATGCAGTTCGAGGCCATCTACCGCCGCCCGTCCTGACCCGCCGCACCGGCCCGAGCGTCGGGGTGGCGGGCGGGCAGGTGGGCGGTCCGGGGGTCGCCGCCGAAGTCGGCTCCGGGCCGCCGCAGCACCGTGTGGGCGTGGTCGGCGACCCCCGGGCCGGTGGTGGTGTTGTCGTACTCGACCAGCAGCAGCCCAGGTGCCTGAAGCCGGTGGTAGCACGGCCGGCCGGGTTCGGTCGGGCCCTCCCAGGCGAAGAACACCTCGGCGTCGCGGAGCCGGGCGTGCCCGCGCTCGGCCAGCGGCTCGGCGAGCCGGTCCACGTACAGGGCGGTCAGCTCGGCGAGCAGCTCGGCCGCGCCGCCGCCCAGCTCCCAGCCGGCGACGCCGGGCGGCTCCACCGGAGTGTGGACGTGGGCGCTGGTGGTGGTGTGGATGTCGGCGGGCGCGGCGTCGGCCACGACCGCGCGGGCGCGCAGTGCCGGGGGCAGCGCCCGCAGCAGCTCGCGGGCCACGTCCTCCTCGGCGGCCAGCGGCCCCACCACGAGCCGTCCCCCCGGGCGGGCGTGGTGGACGCGGGCCGGGCGGGCGCCCAGGAACACCGGCGCCACCACCACCTCCCACCCTGCGTTCTGGGGGGTGAGGGTGGCGGTGACCGGCAGGTGGTGGCCCTCCAGCCGCCACGACCACGGCCCCGCCCCCGACTCCACCGAAGGGGTGCCGAAGACGACGACGTGGTAGTCGTCGCTGTGTCGGCCGCGCCGGCCGCCCTCATCGAGGTCGAGGACCTCCTCGAGGGCCATGATGGTGACGGCCTGCGCGAAGGCGTGCCGGGACAGGGCGGTGGCCAGCAGCCGGTGCGCCGCCTTGCGGGCGACCTCCCCAACGTCCAGGAGCCGGACGCCGGTGCGTGGGCGGGGCAGGTACGTCCACCGCGTCCGCGCCGCATGCTCCCACGGCAGGCGCGCGAGATGGGACTGCCGGTCGGTCAGGACGGCCACCAGTCGGCGCGCGGCCGTCACCATCGCCGCGGCGGTCCCGGCGGTCTCGGCGGCCCCGAGCGGGTCCGGTGGCTGCGGCGGGGTGGGCGGTGGGCCGCTCATGACGCCCTGCGCTCGGTGTGCACGGCCGGCTCCGGCAGCGCGTCCGCCGCGGCCACCACGAGTTCGAGGTTGCGGTGAGCGAACCGGGCCGACAGGTATCCGCCGTTCAACGCCTTTCGCAACGCGGTGAACGGGGCCCGGTCGGGCAGGGCGCCGGCGCGCAGCAGACGACGCAGCTCCAAGAGCCGCAGCAGACGGTCGTCGAGGCGGTGCCGCTGCGTCGGCCAGGGCGCTCCGAGCCACCGTTCGATGAGTTCGTCGGGCATGACCTCCCACACCACCCGGTCGACCAGGCCCGCGCCGGACAGGGTGCGGGTCGCGACCAGATGCCAGATCGCCGCCATCCCCGGCGGGCACACGCTCGGGCGTTCGACCGATGTCGTCCACAGGCGGCGGCCCATCCACGGGGTGCGATGCCCGTTCAGGTGCGCCGACAGCAGCAGCGCCGTCCACGCCGGGGCCGCGTGCCCGCCCGCATGGAGCGCTGCCGCCACCACCGGCCCCAGCCCCTTCTGTCGCAGGGCGGTCTCGTTCCAGCCAGCGGGCGGTCGCCCGCCGTACGCGGTGGACGGCAGGTGGCCCAGCAGCCATCCGCCGCCGTCGCCCAGGCCGCGCCAGCGCAGGTGCCCGGAGGGTACGGCGGGGCGCTCGGCGAGCAGCAGCAGCCCCGAGGGCACCGGCCGTGTCAGCGGCGCGGGCGGGTCGGCGACGAACACCGGCTCCACTGGTGCGTTCGGTGCGGTCATCGGGGCCTCCTGCCGTACGTCCACGCCGAGCGGGTGTGGTCGGGCAGACCGTCGGGCGCGGCCGTCACCAGCCGCCGCACCCCGCCCGCACCGGAACCGGCGCTGAGGGAGGAGGGCTCTTCGGCGTACAGGTCCAGATACGTCGCCAGCGCCGGGGACGCCCCGAGGATCTGGTCGACCAGCGGCACGTTCACCCCGGGCCCGTGACCGCCCTGCCCGGGCTCGGCCAGCGTGAGGCCGCCCAGGAGCAGCGCCGCGAACACGAGGTCGATCACCCGGGTGGGCAGCGACTCGCGATGGTGGAAATTGACCGGCAGACCGTCGCCGAGGACGCACAGCTCGACGTCGTCGTCCATCACGTAGGTGTGGCCCACCGGCTCGTGGTCGACCACCCGGCGGGCGCTGCGCGCCCACCCGGTCAGCGGGAACTCGTGGTCGCGGCTGGTCACCGACGCCAGGTAGGCCGAGGCTTGGAACGCGGCGGCGTGCTCCGCCAGGAGGCTGCCGTGCCCGGCGCAGCCCATCACCAGCAGCGGCCGGTGCTCGGCGATCAGCGCGCCCAGATCCCGACCGACGCGATGCCCGTCCTGATGCGCGGTGACCAACGCCGCGGCGCTGAGGTCGTGGACGGCGACCCGCATCCGATGGGTGTCGCGGAGTTGGGCGGCGGTCTGGCGGCCCAGCCGCCCGTACCCGATGACGAGCGCCGGCCGTCCCGCCCACGTCTCATCGGGCAGATGGGCCATCACCGAGGAGAGCGCGGCGGCGGCCACATGCGGAGCCTCCACGGCGCTCTTGAGCTGAGATTCGGCCACCGAGAAGACCGGCACCGGCAGCGGGTGATGGTCGGCCAACCGCCAGATCCCCGACGTGGTCTGCTCCACCACGCCCACGATCTCGCCGGGCCGCTCGGGGAACCGATCCAGCACGACGGGCAGGACATAACCGCCGTCGTCCATCACCAGCGTCCGCATCCCCGCCGCCTTCGCGCGGTCCAGGTGCGCGGCGATCCCGAGAGCGCGTTGCGGGTAGTCGACCAGCGCGACGCCCTGGCATTCCAGCCATCCGTCGACACGCTCCCGCATGCGGTACGGGTAGCCCTTGTCGATGATCGTCATCTGCGCCGGGTCGGCCCCGCACTCGATCAGGGCGTGCAAAAGCCCGGCGAAGTCGCGCATGTGATGGATGGCCGCCACCACCGCCAGCCCCTCCAGTGCGCCGGGCCCCGCCAGGGCTGCGACCGCGCCGGTGATCGGCAGGTCGCGGCGGATCTGGTCGACCTCTCGGCCGGTCAGCGGCAGCCGATCCACCACGGCCAGGAGCGCGTCCACGTCTTCGTCGGAGGCGCTGCCCGGGTCGGTGACCGTCACCGTCGCCGCCCACCGGCCGGGGGCGGCCGGGGTGACCGACACCATCGCCGTGCCGCCCAACGGCAACGCCACCGAGGCGTGCCCCGGCGCAGCCTCAGAAACGGGGCGGGGGTGCGCCGGCCCGCTGGAGACGGTGAGGGCGGAGGTCAGGGTTCGCAGCGCGAGGGCCGCGTCGTCCGGTCCTCCCTCGAACTCGACGCACCGAACGGCGAGCGACTGCGCGACGGCCACCGCGGTCGTCGCGGGAGCGGCGGCGGGGGCGTTCATGCGCCGCCCCGCTGGGCGAGGTCGGCCAGGATCGCGGCGGCGGCCCGGTCGGGAGACGACACCGGCCCGATGACGCCGCCCCACCGCCCCCACTGGAACACGGTCCTGTCACGGCCGACGACGACACGTGTGCCGCGGGGCCCGACGGACAGCACCGGCACGGCCCCGGCGGGGACGGTCAACTTCGCGTACACCTGCGGGTCCCGGCCGTGCAGCGCCACCCGCAGCTCCTCGAGGCGGGAGGCGGGAATCTCGGCGGCGCCCGCGCCGAGGGGCGCGACACCGGCGGGCCGGTCCAGGGTGGCCGATCCGGCGCGGCGCCGGTGGAGGCGGTCCAGCGGTCGTTTCAAGGGCATCGCGACTCCCAACGCGTTGGCGAGCGGGACGAAGGTCCGGGGCGAGGGCGACCCGCCCGTGACCAGCCCATCGGCGCGTCCGATGACGTGGAAGGCGGCCCTCGCATGGCCGGGCCCCTGATGCGGGTCCCGTAGGAACGCCCTCAGCAAACCCGCCGTGCCTCAACAGGTGAAGGCCCGGCACGTAGCACTCCGAGAACTACGCACCGTGACAGTGATACGTCGCGTAGCAGCCGGCGGTGTGACCGCTGGTCAACGGATGGTGTGGGACGTCCCGAGGATCGCGGCGAGCTTGCGGTACCGCGACGCGCTGAGATTGGACCGCGCCGCGCGGCGGGCGATCACATCGGGGAGCGCCTGGTGCCTCGCCCAGTCCGGGTGCGCCGTGCACACCTCCAGCAGGGTGTCCAACGAGGCGTCCCACCGGCGGCTGTCCGCCAGCGCGAGCGCCACGTCCAGCATCAACCGGTTCCGGGCCGCCGGAGGCAGCACCGACACGTCACCGACGGTCGCGTACGCCTTCAATGCCTGCGCCGGGCGGCCGGTCGACACACTGATCCCCACCGCTTGGGCCTGCACCGTCACCGGCCCGAACGCCGTGCCGTTGACCTTCACGTCCCGGCCCATCCTCGCGGCCACGGCGCGGGCCTGCGCGAGCAGATCGTCGGCGCGAGCGACATCGCCCTCACGTGCGGCGACCACCGCCGCGAACGTCACGTGCCAACCGTAGATGGCCAACAGATACGGGTCCGAGTCGCCGTAGCCGGGCTCGATCATCGTGTAAGAGCGTTCGGCGGTCTGGGCAGCCTGCTCGAGCCGCGCGTCCCTCAGGTAGATCCACGACCGGCCCGAGGCGACCATCGCCTCCCTGAGCGGATCAGATGCCCGCTCCGCCTGCGCCTGGGCGTGACCGATCGCCGCGTACGCCAGATCACGGGCACCGAACTGGTTGGCGACATAGGACGCGAGCCTGTACGCATCCGTCATCACGACCGCCGCCGACGACTCCCGGCCCACCGGGACCGCGCCGGCCGCGGCCGCCGCCTGCTGGACGGCGACGGCCGCCAACGCCCCCGCCACCGCGAACTGCCCGGTCCGATACCGATCCCACGCCGCCGCGACCCCGGCGGCGACCTCCCGACCCGAGACGGGTTCAACGCCGCCACCGATTCCGGCGGCGGTGTCGTGAACGGCGCGCGATAGTGCCCGCAGCATGGCCCGGTCATCGCGGTGCATCGCCCGGCGCGGTTCCTGCTGGCCCAGCATCACCGACACGTCGGTGTGCAACGCGGCCGAAATCTTCAGCAGCGACGGCAGTCCCACGCCACGGTCGCCCTCCGCCTTGCGGATCGTCGCGACCGACACCCCGGCGGCCTCGGCCAACTCCTCCTGCGTCATCCCGGGCCCGCGAAGGATCTTGATCCGCTCACCGGTCGTGTAGTCGCTCCACGCCATCACCGTCAGCCTCTCGTGCGGCGGCCACTTATCTGGAACGTACGCCACCGCAACCGCCCAGGCACAACGGTTCAGCCTCAACCGCAGCTGCGGGCGCCGACTGGAAGACCGCCGACCAGACACCCGAAGGGGGCCCGCGCCTGTTGGACACAGCGGACCAGACATCGCCGAGATACCCGTCCACTGGTACCGCGCCTCAAGATGGCCGCGCGGGCTTGCCCCTCCCTCCTGTGGCTCTGGACTAGAAGTACCACCATGCGCGTAGACAGGTACCGAAGAGGCGCGACGGAACCCCAGGTCAGCAAGAACGCCCAGCTCACAGGCCGACCCGAATGGCGGTACCGGTCACTTCCCGAGGTAGGGGTGTACTTCTCGTCCGGACCCACGGGCACCCGTCGCCTGCCATGAGCCCATGACCATCGTCGAACCGCCCAACCACCTCACCAGGCTAGAACGGCCGACGTCCCCGATCCCGTGGTGACGATCCAGGCCGACACCGGAGAAGAAAAGATCGTCTTGGGCCTGTCTCGCCGCCCCCGGGCGGACCGGTGGGCGTTCCAGGGCTCGTCTACACCTGACCGCCGGTCCCTTTTCCGCATGGAGTTTTCCGACTTTTCGGCGGTCCCACGCGCGCGGGCGCGCCCGGTCCATCCCCGTGCTCTGACGCCGGTTCGGCGCCTGCACGACGCGGCCACCCCCCGACTCCAGGCAGTCACTCCTGGTGATGGCCGCCGGCGCCCCGTTCGCCGCGATCGTCGCCGGGGGAGTGCTGTCGGCCCCGGGGCAGGCCCCTACGACCCACGCTCATCCAACGACGGTTCCCCGACGACGTGCAGGGCCTGCCGGCGAACTTCGAGCTGACCGGATCGGTCCTCATCCTGGTGGCGTACTTGGCGGCGAGCCCGGCGGCAGACACGGCGCGCACCACCGCCGTCAAGGGCGCGTGCGGGCCCGTCCTGGCCGCCGCCGCGCTCATACCGCGGCTCGTCAAGGACGTTCGACGATTGTCCTCGCACGACGTTGTCGAGACGGGTTCACCATCACGCGATGCAGGGCTTATCCCGGTCAGTTGGCGGAGTCGTACTGCTCCACGACGGTGGCCGGGATCCGTCCACGATCGTTCACCTTGATCCCTCGGGCCCTGGCCCACGCGCGGATATCGGCGCTGCGTTCGCGGCTGGATGGCGTGCGGCTGCGGCGACCCCGCGCACCAGACCCTCTGCTACCACCACCCTTCCGGGCCGCCTTGATGAAGGGCTCCAGTGCGTGCCGCAACTTCTTCCCGTTGTCTGTGCTGAGGTCGATCTCATACACGGCACCATCGAGCCCGAAGGTGACCGTCTCGTCGGCGTCACCGCCGTCAAGGTCGTCCACGAGTAGAACTTGAACCTTCTGTGCCATACCGTTCTCCGTTTCGCCAGTCTATGTGGTGACGAAGAAAGTATCCCCTACTCCGTTCTCAACGCAACCACAACGAGCCAAAATCAATTGGCTGTCACTCAACGGGCTCCATTAGCCGGACCGACTGGCAGCGGT
The DNA window shown above is from Thermomonospora umbrina and carries:
- a CDS encoding class I SAM-dependent methyltransferase, whose product is MGKVEEAAASWDAEYARGRYAGEPPVPFTEDIVQAAKRAGLHDGIYLGCGSGRNLVPMIEAGLDLIGLDISATAIEQLVARVPDRRDRLVVGDLSALPADRRYDLVIALQVLQHGTRADTHALLEDASERVAPGGLFCVRLNAVGTDLGHAADVVERHEDGSFSVLYREGPKAGLTVHFWAAAELHHEALAAGLEPVLRPRPHSTWRPDGRSQWMQFEAIYRRPS
- a CDS encoding helix-turn-helix domain-containing protein, which translates into the protein MAWSDYTTGERIKILRGPGMTQEELAEAAGVSVATIRKAEGDRGVGLPSLLKISAALHTDVSVMLGQQEPRRAMHRDDRAMLRALSRAVHDTAAGIGGGVEPVSGREVAAGVAAAWDRYRTGQFAVAGALAAVAVQQAAAAAGAVPVGRESSAAVVMTDAYRLASYVANQFGARDLAYAAIGHAQAQAERASDPLREAMVASGRSWIYLRDARLEQAAQTAERSYTMIEPGYGDSDPYLLAIYGWHVTFAAVVAAREGDVARADDLLAQARAVAARMGRDVKVNGTAFGPVTVQAQAVGISVSTGRPAQALKAYATVGDVSVLPPAARNRLMLDVALALADSRRWDASLDTLLEVCTAHPDWARHQALPDVIARRAARSNLSASRYRKLAAILGTSHTIR
- a CDS encoding histone-like nucleoid-structuring protein Lsr2: MAQKVQVLLVDDLDGGDADETVTFGLDGAVYEIDLSTDNGKKLRHALEPFIKAARKGGGSRGSGARGRRSRTPSSRERSADIRAWARARGIKVNDRGRIPATVVEQYDSAN
- a CDS encoding DUF3500 domain-containing protein is translated as MSGPPPTPPQPPDPLGAAETAGTAAAMVTAARRLVAVLTDRQSHLARLPWEHAARTRWTYLPRPRTGVRLLDVGEVARKAAHRLLATALSRHAFAQAVTIMALEEVLDLDEGGRRGRHSDDYHVVVFGTPSVESGAGPWSWRLEGHHLPVTATLTPQNAGWEVVVAPVFLGARPARVHHARPGGRLVVGPLAAEEDVARELLRALPPALRARAVVADAAPADIHTTTSAHVHTPVEPPGVAGWELGGGAAELLAELTALYVDRLAEPLAERGHARLRDAEVFFAWEGPTEPGRPCYHRLQAPGLLLVEYDNTTTGPGVADHAHTVLRRPGADFGGDPRTAHLPARHPDARAGAAGQDGRR